A window of the Eriocheir sinensis breed Jianghai 21 unplaced genomic scaffold, ASM2467909v1 Scaffold232, whole genome shotgun sequence genome harbors these coding sequences:
- the LOC126991051 gene encoding myb/SANT-like DNA-binding domain-containing protein 3, which translates to MATPGKGAPLSQGQKKFLLELVSEKPVLQDKSHGMAVTLEKVKAWQEIAAAFSLNYPADPKSEKQLKRAWEYTKMRAKKNHSHRVQHMFATGGGKAMPSPPKEDQLIMSTLSRELEPATQQCDTLDPNIVVVDASEVEQWQPEVPSFVKTILRIVEYAHQQDASEHDFFL; encoded by the exons ATGGCGACACCAGGCAAAGGAGCACCACTCAGCCAAGGGCAAAAGAAATTCCTGCTGGAGCTGGTGTCGGAGAAGCCTGTCCTGCAGGACAAGTCTCATGGGATGGCGGTCACCCTTGAGAAGGTCAAGGCGTGGCAAGAGATTGCTGCAGCCTTCAGCCTGAATTACCCGGCCGATCCCAAGTCGGAGAAACAACTTAAACGAGCATGGGAATACACGAAGATGAG GGCAAAGAAGAACCACAGCCACCGTGTGCAGCACATGTTTGCAACTGGTGGAGGGAAAGCCATGCCTTCACCACCTAAAGAAGACCAGCTGATCATGTCAACCCTCTCGCGGGAGCTGGAACCTGCGACCCAGCAGTGTGACACCCTGGATCCAAACATTGTGGTCGTGGATGCCTCTGAAGTTG AGCAATGGCAGCCAGAGGTTCCTTCGTTTGTGAAAACCATTCTACGTATTGTGGAATATGCTCATCAACAAGACGCCTCGGAACATGACTTCTTTCTCTGA
- the LOC126991047 gene encoding zinc finger protein OZF-like, which yields MRASLLTKAKSVRKDMQGRMTSTNTPTHSGVRPHESRECGKRFSNRSNPKHHTLTHTGARNHECEVCGKCFNQKGTLKLHTLTHTGERNHECEVCGKCFSHKGNLKLHTLTHTGERNHECEVCGKCFSQKGNLNTHTLTHTSARNHECEVCGKCFTEKGNLKLHTLTHTGERKHECEVCGKCFSHKGNLKLHTLTHTGERNHECKVCGKCFSLKGTLKKHTLTHTGERNHECEVCGKCFSLKGTLKKHTLTHTGERNHECEVCGKCFSRKYNLKLHTLTHTGERNHECEVCGKCFSRKGNLKLHTLTHTGERNQECEVCGKCFSRKDTLKLHLVTHTGERNHECEVCGKCFSQKGTLKLHLVTHTDARSHECEVCGKCFSQKGTLKLHLVTHTDARSHECEVCGKRFKLKSILDRHVFRHSGHKGFKCDVCGKRFMTKGEIVKHMKVHFS from the coding sequence atgagagcaagtttactgaccaaagccaagagtgtgagaaaagacatgcagggaaggatgacctcaacaaatacacccacacactctggtgtaagacctcatgaaagtcgggagtgtggcaaaaggtttagtaataggagtaaccccaaacatcacacccttacacacactggtgcaagaaaccatgagtgtgaagtttgtgggaaatgtttcaatcagaagggtaccctcaaattacacacccttacacacactggtgaaagaaatcatgagtgtgaagtttgtgggaaatgtttcagtcacaagggtaacctcaaattacacactcttacacacactggtgaaagaaatcatgagtgtgaagtttgtgggaaatgtttcagtcagaagggtaacctcaacacacacacccttacacacaccagtgcaagaaatcatgagtgtgaagtttgtgggaaatgtttcactgagaagggtaacctcaaattacacactcttacacacactggtgaaagaaagcatgagtgtgaagtttgtgggaaatgtttcagtcacaagggtaacctcaaattacacactcttacacacactggtgaaagaaatcatgagtgtaaagtttgtgggaaatgtttcagtctgaagggtaccctcaagaaacacactcttacacacactggtgaaagaaatcatgagtgtgaagtttgtgggaaatgtttcagtctgaagggtaccctcaagaaacacactcttacacacactggtgaaagaaatcatgagtgtgaagtttgtgggaaatgtttcagtcggaagtataacctcaaattacacactcttacacacactggtgaaagaaatcatgagtgtgaagtttgtggaaaatgtttcagtcggaagggtaacctcaaattacacactcttacacacactggtgaaagaaatcaagagtgtgaagtttgtggaaaatgtttcagtcggaaggataccctcaaattacaccttgttacacacactggtgaaagaaatcatgagtgtgaagtttgtggaaaatgtttcagtcagaagggtaccctcaaattacaccttgttacacacactgatgcaagaagtcatgagtgtgaagtttgtgggaaatgtttcagtcagaagggtaccctcaaattacaccttgttacacacactgatgcaagaagtcatgagtgtgaagtttgtgggaaaaggttcaaactgaagagtatattggacaggcacgtcttcagacactctggtcataaagggttcaagtgcgatgtttgtgggaaacgtttcatgactaagggtgagattgtcaagcacatgaaggtccacttctcctga